Sequence from the Pedobacter sp. D749 genome:
TGTATTTTCTGCAATTTTACTCACAGCAAATGCTATTGCTTATTTTGGAAAGGTGGTGGATAATGGTTCTGGCAATTTCTCCATCCTGATTTTAACATCCGTTTTTATTTATGGTGCTTTAGGCTATATCTTCAATTCACGTTTAATCTGGATTTTTGCTTTAATATCATTAGGTGCCTGGTTTGGCACAGAAACAGGCTATTTAAGCCGATGGAATTATTATTTCCTCGGCATGAATTACCCTTTACGTTTCGTGGTTTTCGGAGCAGCATTAACCGCAGCATCGTTTATTATGAAAGCTTTTCCTAAAACGCAAAATTTCTTTCAGGTCACCTATATCGCAGGGATGGTTTACTTGTTTGTATCGCTTTGGGCCTTATCTGTATTCGGTAATTTCGCCAGCTTAGAAGAATGGTATACCGTGAGGCAGTTAAGTTTGTTTTATTGGGCCTTAATTTCGGCTGCAATATGTGTAGTAAGCACTTTATTTGGCTTAAAGTATCACGACGATATCGCAAGGGAATTCGGCATTACCTTTCTCTTTATTAACCTCTACACACGCTACTTTGAATACTTCTGGGACAGTTGGCATAAGGCTCTGTTTTTTTCTGTATTGGCTGCATCTTTTTGGTTGATTGGCAGAAAAGCAGAGAAAATATGGAATGTGGAGTTTTTGAAATAGCATCCTGAAATTAATTAAATACACTAATCGTCATCTCGACCGTAGTAGAGAGATCTATGAATTGAAAAAGTCAGACACTGTCTGACGAATTTGAAAATCTCAAAATTTCAGATCTACTTCGAAAATTTAAAATGAATTAATTAAAATGAAAATATATCAACAAGCCTTAGCACTTAGAGAACGTAGAAGGGGTTTCCATATCATTACCGATGAGGTTGAGGATGCCCTGCCCCAAATTGACGAGATTAACATTGGTATTTGTCAGGTTTTTATACAGCACACCTCGGCTTCACTTACGATTAACGAAAATGCAGATCCTACAGTGAGGGTAGATTTTGAAATGTTTTTTAATAAAACTGTTAAGGAGAACGATCCGGATTATGAGCATGACTACGAGGGATCTGACGATATGCCAGCCCATT
This genomic interval carries:
- a CDS encoding DUF2157 domain-containing protein → MKVDREKSEFLDDMIEQWQSDGIINEETGNKLRKSYEAKNFDWLRLAQYAFWVALACGFIALGSLLIDNSILNYLKRVYNTPNIVIAIVSGGLAGWLYILGFRRKKKLTHLKFSNEAIVFSAILLTANAIAYFGKVVDNGSGNFSILILTSVFIYGALGYIFNSRLIWIFALISLGAWFGTETGYLSRWNYYFLGMNYPLRFVVFGAALTAASFIMKAFPKTQNFFQVTYIAGMVYLFVSLWALSVFGNFASLEEWYTVRQLSLFYWALISAAICVVSTLFGLKYHDDIAREFGITFLFINLYTRYFEYFWDSWHKALFFSVLAASFWLIGRKAEKIWNVEFLK
- a CDS encoding secondary thiamine-phosphate synthase enzyme YjbQ, with the protein product MKIYQQALALRERRRGFHIITDEVEDALPQIDEINIGICQVFIQHTSASLTINENADPTVRVDFEMFFNKTVKENDPDYEHDYEGSDDMPAHLKSALLGSSVTIPIRNGRLALGTWQGIYLCEHRNHGGQRRLIITAWGE